A window of Tursiops truncatus isolate mTurTru1 chromosome 8, mTurTru1.mat.Y, whole genome shotgun sequence contains these coding sequences:
- the LOC101331816 gene encoding LOW QUALITY PROTEIN: solute carrier family 22 member 11 (The sequence of the model RefSeq protein was modified relative to this genomic sequence to represent the inferred CDS: inserted 2 bases in 1 codon; deleted 1 base in 1 codon; substituted 1 base at 1 genomic stop codon): protein MVFTELLEQAGGAGFFQALQVLTFFLPSVWVPIQLVVENFSAAVLGHCCCAHMLDNGSEAPGNLTPEALLAVSIPLSPNQEPHQCLRFCQPQWQLLDPNATATNWSEAAMEPCVDGWVYDRSTFTSTIVTEQDLVCDHQGLKPLGRSIYVAGGHGGWSTWGLLSHQXFGRKPVLSWRCLQVTWPASAPSLPPISLXLRFLSTLGLSGIILTSTTLMVEWTTTCTRAVTVTILRCTYSIGQTAMGSLAFALWQVCCPPPPPHMTWGQCPIYTKKTKTQPSTRFFNRWLPGSARWLITVGKTDRALQELKKGAKIHGHKEAKRTLTVEVLMSSMEEDVASAKSRRSGLDLFRIIALLWRSCRLLVASLSLTLSYYWLVLLLQNLGSSVFFLQVLFGAANFRARITTTLQLRFFGRRTTLPGSLAVAGLAILAKMLVPQDLQTLHVILAVLGKGCFGISLTCIMVYKPELFPTSLRMTAEVFLHSAGQRGSPSYGVIPIVSHLFVLFLLETWGLPLPDTIQALERQ from the exons ATGGTGTTCACTGAGCTCCTGGAGCAGGCTGGGGGTGCGGGCTTCTTCCAGGCCCTGCAGGTCCTCACCTTCTTCCTCCCGTCTGTCTGGGTGCCCATCCAATTAGTTGTGGAGAACTTTTCAGCTGCTGTCCTAGGCCACTGCTGCTGTGCCCACATGCTGGACAATGGCTCTGAGGCCCCCGGAAACCTCACCCCCGAGGCCCTCCTGGCCGTCTCCATCCCACTGAGCCCCAACCAGGAGCCCCACCAGTGTCTGCGCTTCTGCCAACCACAGTGGCAGCTCCTGGAC CCCAACGCCACGGCCACCAACTGGAGCGAGGCTGCCATGGAGCCATGCGTGGACGGCTGGGTCTACGACCGCAGCACGTTTACCTCCACCATCGTGACCGAG CAGGACCTGGTGTGTGACCACCAGGGCCTGAAGCCCCTAGGCCGGTCCATCTACGTGGCGGGGGGCCATGGCGGGTGGAGCACCTGGGGCCTCCTCTCCCACCAGTGA TTTGGGCGGAAGCCTGTTCTGAGCTGGCGCTGCCTGCAGGTGACGTGGCCAGCATCAGCCCCATCGTTGCCTCCAATCTCCTT TCTACGATTTTTGAGCACTTTGGGATTGTCTGGCATCATCCTGACCTCGACAACGCTCA TGGTGGAGTGGACCACGACCTGCACGAGGGCCGTCACCGTGACGATCCTGAGATGCACCTACAGCATCGGCCAGACGGCCATGGGCAGCCTGGCCTTTGCCCT CTGGCAGGTCTGCtgcccaccaccccctccccacatgACCTGGGGGCAGTGCCCAATCTACACGAAGAAAACAAAGACCCAGCCAAGCACCCGCTTCTTTAACCGGTGGCTGCCGGGATCCGCCCGATGGCTGATTACGGTGGGCAAAACAGATCGAGCGCTTCAGGAACTCAAAAAGGGGGCCAAGATACATGGCCACAAGGAAGCCAAAAGGACACTGACTGTAGAG GTACTGATGTCCAGCATGGAGGAGGACGTAGCCTCCGCGAAGTCCCGCCGGTCAGGGCTGGACCTGTTCCGTATAATCGCGCTCCTCTGGAGAAGCTGCAGACTGTTGGTAGCGAG CTTGTCCCTCACCCTCTCCTACTATTGGCTAGTCCTCCTCCTGCAGAACCTGGGGAGCAGCGTCTTCTTCCTCCAGGTCCTCTTTGGAGCCGCGAACTTCCGGGCCCGGATCACCACCACGCTCCAACTCAGGTTCTTTGGCCGCCGCACGACCCTGCCCGGCTCCCTGGCTGTGGCTGGCCTCGCCATCCTGGCCAAAATGCTGGTCCCACAAG aTCTGCAGACCCTGCATGTGATCTTGGCTGTGCTGGGAAAGGGATGTTTTGGCATCAGCTTAACCTGCATCATGGTCTACAAGCCGGAACTCTTCCCAACTTCACTGCG GATGACAGCAGAAGTCTTCCTGCATTCAGCAGGTCAGCGGGGGTCCCCCTCCTACGGTGTCATCCCCATCGTTTCCCACCTCTTTGTCCTCTTCCTCCTGGAGACCTGGGGACTTCCACTCCCTGACACCATCCAGGCCCTGGAGAGACAGTGA